The following coding sequences lie in one Allochromatium vinosum DSM 180 genomic window:
- a CDS encoding TRAP transporter small permease subunit yields the protein MEFLLGFSGFIDRLNRRVGQLTLWLVLLSVLLSALTATLRYLLDWGSNAMIEGQWFMFGLIFLLYAPLTLQERGHVRVDVLYNRLPPRGQVLVEILGGLLFLLPVSLLIVVDAWDYFLIAFEQNESSVNPGGLIWWPMKLAIPIGFALLALQGVSEIIKGLAALTGHRPLPAPTTGGY from the coding sequence ATGGAGTTCCTACTTGGTTTCTCAGGGTTCATCGACCGGCTCAATCGCCGTGTCGGTCAGCTCACCCTGTGGCTGGTACTGCTGAGCGTGCTGCTCAGCGCCCTGACAGCCACCCTGCGCTACCTGCTCGACTGGGGCTCGAACGCCATGATCGAGGGGCAGTGGTTCATGTTCGGGCTGATCTTTCTGCTCTACGCGCCCCTGACGCTCCAGGAGCGTGGGCATGTCCGTGTCGACGTCCTCTACAACCGGCTGCCACCGCGCGGTCAGGTGCTGGTCGAGATTCTGGGTGGGCTGCTGTTCCTGCTGCCGGTCTCGCTGCTGATCGTGGTCGACGCCTGGGACTATTTCCTCATCGCTTTCGAGCAGAACGAGTCCTCGGTCAATCCGGGCGGGCTGATCTGGTGGCCGATGAAGCTGGCCATTCCGATCGGTTTCGCGCTGCTGGCCCTGCAAGGGGTGTCCGAGATCATCAAGGGTCTCGCCGCCCTGACCGGCCACCGCCCGCTGCCGGCACCGACGACCGGAGGATACTGA